In Oryzias latipes chromosome 19, ASM223467v1, the genomic stretch GGGATGTACCAAAGCAGGGAAGTCAAGTCTTTTATTATGGACACTATAAAGTGTGTTTTACAGTCTTGAGACCCGCGGTCTTGTCTGATTTTTCATTCCACAGTCCCATATGATGTCTTCATATGTGGATGCCAGGTCTCAAGAGGTTTCATTAATTTAGCTGATTTATGTTGGAGATTTAAATTATGCagtatattttattaattaattattaatgatcaattatacttttattttattaattgtcctttataattttttgttattgatGAATTGGTTTAACCCCTCCTTGTGTGTTGTATGTAGGCTACTTGTCTGCAGCTATAAACCTTCCCCAGTGTGTTAACCAGGAAGTGGACTTTTGGGGtattcattttgtttctttctctttttttttaggccctaatgattttttatgaacaaagaatctctgtttattattatttgtattattattatattttttaaacagggagaaaaaagaataaaaggaacAAACAGCCTCCAAGCAAAACAACCTGACTGCTGCTGACTGATTGTGGACCTTCACAttactttttaataaattttacCTTTTGCTTGTGTAAATTTAGTCGCaatattttgatcatttttattattgtttagtAGCAAAGATCTGCACCTGACTAACTTATTCTTACCATATCCAAGAAAGATTCTGATGAAGTTTCCGAGCTGACTGGCACCGTCTCGCACGCAAAAAGACGAGGCTCGCTCTCATCCCAGAAGTGAGACACGGGGTAGCGACCACTTACTTCACTGTGAGAAGACTCCTGTCTGGGACTAAATAATACAAACACGAagatatttgtaaataaaataatctaaaaaaaaaaaaaactatgaatttaaaaaaagaagtccatTAATATACTTTTCACTTTCTTCTGGTTGGGAGATACTGCTGGAATGTCTGCCAGTAAAGAAGTCAaagtgtgtcaaagtgtccatCTCGATGTCATAAAAGTACACCTTGTGGTCCAGTCGTCCATTAACCTGTAAAAAAGGTGTTACAATCCTCAGAGAAAAGCACCAGatattttttcctcttaaatTTAAGTGGAAAAGGGAATGTTCTCGTAAACCTGAGAGATTAAGATGCTGATGTAGGAGCCACTGGAGTTACACTTGACGGACCTCAAGGCTCCCAGATTAGCAATGTGGTCTGCCAAATTCTTAGTCTTGCAATTAGCTTTGGCATCTCTACAACATACAAATGAAATGTCAGTCAAGACATCGATGCAGGTGAAGTGCTTTTGTTTCTAAAAGGAATTTTGGAGGCAAGATACTTGTACCTTCTGGAAAGGTCAAAAACTTGGATGTGTGCCGTGTCTGTACCCACCACCAGGTAAGACTGGCACACGTTGAGTAGCATGGGGTTCCCTTCTGCCTTCGAGAAATATAAATGCTGTTTTACCGTGCCCTGAAGGAAACAGAGTAAATATGTTCAAACAAGTTTTGAGCTACATCAATTCTAAATCATTGTTCATTCACTATTAGGCAACCGTTTTGAAGTGGTGCACTCAGACCTGTAGTGTTCGGATTTGCAACTTGTTTGGTTCTACTGTGTAGAGGTTCTCGTCATGCACGGCTACCACATGGGAATCGCAAAGAAAGGATCCTGGGAAATTACGAAGAGAGAGTAGAAAGGGGAGAATGGGTGAGGCAGACACATAGAAACAGAACAGTGCACTGTTGTACATGCCGATAGGAACGCTCATTAGTTGCTTTGGTTTGTACTCTACCTGTGTTGTGCAAAGCTGTCCCAGAAAGCTCGTACACATTAATCAATTTGCCATTCCAGACTATTACAGAGTCCTGCAGGTGAGACAAAGAAGTGATGATAGAATCAGCTTTGTCTGCAATACAGTTGAAGCCTGACATCTTTGCTCTTACCTTGGTGACACAAACTCCTTTGATGTGCATGTCAGACTGGAGAGCAAGGTGCACCCCTGTGGTAAAGTTAGAGATGCTGAGCTGTGTTGGGCTGAGCTGCACTGCTGCCACCTGCTGACTGAAGTGGGCAGACATCAAATGCTCGCAGAGGATTAGCACCGTCTTTGAATTGTTTGCAGCCAACAGATTCAAGCTGCAGCCCCACTGCAAATTTAAAGGACTGGTTAAACTTTTGGAATGTTGCCCATGCTACATCCCTGTTTATTATTCCATGTCAGATGAGTGTGTTGCTAAAAAGTTTGTTTGGACACTACCTGAAGTTGTGTAACGTTTCCCTCTATTTCAGTGGGTGTCTGTAATTTCCACTGAGTCTTGgtgtctgatctgctgctgaacTTCTTCCACATTGCTATGCGTCCATTGGAGGTACCAGCAGCAAGAATTTCTAGGATTCAAAAATATGAACACAAAACCTCAATCAACTCAGGTTCTAAGTACCtttcaaagaaaaattattAAGCAATAATTTATAGAATTAGTGTGTATGTAACAAATATTAATGGGTTACCTTTTGCTGAACAGTATGACACACAATTGATCAGCTCGCCTCTATCAAATCCCAATGTCTCATCGAGAGACAAAATGTAGTTGTCATCTCTATCCAAGTCCCATagcctaaaaaaaatgaaaagaagctAAATTAAATGATTACTTAAGCCAAAACAAAGTATGGAGGTAAACATAGCACGTGAAAAACCAACCTGATCATGTGTTCCCCTGTTGCTGTAATGAGGAGGTTGTTTTCTGTCCACACAATATCGACATTCTGCCCAGACTTGCTACTCAGCTTAACCTGCCATGAAAAGTACAGTAATAAGCACAACATCTATTCTAGGCTAAAAGCACCAACAAATATGGTGTAAACATTGACTTTGCTGTTACATTGTTGTGTGCATTTTATGACCTTCCTAAGgaaaacactgatttaaatcacttaaacaaaaatgtgcaaaaatgttgCTAAAGTTCCATCTGTTGACAGGTTCTATGAAACACAGTTAGACTGTTTTATCTTTCCTTTACTCATTTCAAACCACAATGTTAGCTCTCATCCTGGCAAAAAAATGCCTATTTTTTGTCCCTTGACTATCATTTGAGTGTCACTGTTTCAAatatacacaaaataaaacgtgtcattgctttaaaaacacaaaaaaaaaaattttgggaATACCTTCATGAAATCCTGTGCCTCACCCTCTGGTCCCAGAGTGTACTGAGACAGCATGAGACTGTCAGTGATCACTGCCAGGACCTCTCTCTTCTTCACAAAGACAAGTTTCCTGATGGAACCCTCAACACGAAGAAGTGGGCTTGTTTTACCATGCTCATCCACGCTGTGGACTTTCCCTGCACGTGACGGACAGAAATAGTGGCACTTGTGTGGATAAAGGATAGAAATTCTATTATtcaacaaaagtttaatttacttttgtcaaaattaataaaaattaacaaCTGAGCTAAAAATAGACTTTATTCAGTGGTTGGAACAAAAATACACTCTTACCATCAGCAGAGCTGACGTAGAACACAAGTCCTTCCTGTGGTCCCATCTTCAGGGGAGCTCCCTTCCAGCTGAACATGTCCAGAGCGTTTTCATCCCCACTCACCGATGCCCGAGCAAGCTTTGCCACATCACTGTTAGACATGAGAGTTCAGATCAATGGGAATTTTGAACCAACACTTTCCACGGTATCCAGGAGTGACTAGACTGAGCTTAACTTTTTATTAATAGAGGTGTAACAATGAATCAACTTAATCGATATATCAATTTacattcctacgatccaaccagattgatctgtctgaggcaagttgttaatcaaattggCCTATAGCATTATAAAATcgcttcaaaatgaaataaatcaattataatgGATATTGGAAAACACTATTTGGACTGAGGTAGGATTTTACTAgaacgtaaaaacgaccaagtgcatcactttgaacaacacacatgtaatggcagcaaaaaatgataaaGCCTTCaatacagtccaatgtgtggaaacactgaattttgcaaagacatgtgaccatatagtgtggtagaatgttctaatgtttggattattttgatgtggaaaaacaacagtggactgaactttaggaaactaaaatgtgaatgaatttgCCATTGactcttgtttacttgtttgtttgtttgtacacatatttaatgcatacttgattatcttgcaagaaatacaagaaatctgcaaaacttcacctgcactgttcagtagccaggtatttctctctgagtcacactggttacaTGTTTAGCTATGGATGTCCTGGATTTATAGGTCAATAAATTgtattgttcaaaatgaactaatatCAACTATGAATGGTTTCATAAACCACAAACTATGAAtccttgttaaaatgaatcattacacccctaattATTAAGGTTACATTAAAAATTTTAGCTGATGAAGCAATAGCACATTTTTGATCTAATCATCCCATATGGACACAAATGAAAAGTTACTTACATTCCGGGTAAAGCTGGTCTGAAGAGGCAGTAAGTCAAAGGTTTGTTGTATTCATGCTTCACTAAATGGTTTCCCTGAAGTCTTCCTCTAGCGTCCACTTTCCAAACAGCTAAAACTCCAGTCTGCCAACAAAAAATCCCACTACATTGAAATATATGTAAAAATGAGTCCAATTTATGTTCAAATTAACTTGAAACCTGAAtaaattttataaaaacttcAGATTGTCTCACTActtacaaacaaacataaaggCTTGGTTAATTAGCTGTCAAATAATCAAATGGACAGGTTAATTGTATCTTGGAGTttcaggttgttgtttttttccagctaaATACCTGATCTCCAGTTACCAGGCGGCTGCCAGAACTACTCCATTCCAGCAGAGTGATGGAAGCTGTGTGTAGGCTGGGTAGAACTGTCTGATCTCCAGAGGGGTGCATGAGCAGCACCACTTCACCATTCTCCCAGCCCAGAGCCAAAACTGGCTTTAAGGGATGCCAGTGGAGCACCGTGGGCTGATGAGGACGCTCTACATGACAGCTCTCTACATGTTCTCCCTGGACATGAACAAGAACTAcaatcaaatactttttaaaatgagtcTTCTCACtagtagagcaaaaatgtttaccTGTTGCAGATAGAGATCTACATTCCCTCCAGCTGAAGGGCTGTGAGACGCCACAGCCAGAACAGGAAGAGTGGAGTGCCATGTCAACTGACTGGGAACATCCCCGTTTTCTGGAGCATCGATGCGGTGGTCAAAATACACCGCCATTTCCCCGCTGCGCCCCTAAAACCCTGACGAGAAAATCCGAGCGTGTATTACAAAACCACTCAAAGCGGATAAAAAGTTATTTGGATGACTTGAACGGTTGCTAATACTAGCAACTCAACAATTGATCTAGAAACGCTGCTACTTCGCCAAACAATAATATATTTATGCAAACCTATAGATTAGATACCCAGTGACACTGATTGAAGAAAGCCAGGCTTAACGAGAAAAACGTTTTGCaaggagctaaaaaaaaaggcttgcaTAGTAGTTTATTTTACTAGCTGCTAGCATTAGCTAAGCTAGCTAAATTCGTTCTTTCTCGGACTGtcgtaaataaaatacaaacaaaccaaaaaaaaaaaacgtgtcgtTAAGTTTCTCAGAATCTTACCCCACTGTCGGTTTCTTCgtaataattatatatatatttcaggaaatttttaaaatgacccGTTACTTCAGATGTTGATGTGTAGCTTCCTGCGTGAGTACAAAGCGTCTCACTCTGGTTGCCCATGGCAACATCGCagctgtagtttttgttttttgcagatgGAGTAGTGAGTagcctaattaaattaaaataaaataaaataaatactttaagaaCATTATGTTTAATTTTATCTTCGTGAGTTTATTATGTGAGCCAGTTTAAAAGACTTAAATGAGTTATccttattgtttatttatgcatCTATGTTCCAGTGAATTCAGATTTAGACTTAGATTAAATTTTAGTGAGCTCTACTGCACACCAAATCATTTATATGAGCTcctaataataattgaaaacaatgtttattgacatgacatttttcttatatttaaaaaaatttggtaTTATTTTTCGATTAAGggtgttttttgtctgttttacaaTTTTGTCAAACTGCAATTGCACCtccatacaaataaaatatgttatttttgtaataagAAGATGAAGAACACCTGACATGTTGAGTTCAACCTTTTGAAACCATTTGTAAGACAAAAGAATTACTCCTGTTGCCAGTTCACTTTATTCTCATCATGGggctaaactaaaaataaaaataaaagtaatcaaACCTATTTTTCAAATATGAGAGCTAAAAAACAAGTTGATTCATTAATGtggataaaaaatgtaaatatatatatatatatattaataaacATTATACTTTACGTTTTATTTAACAGAATAATTGACAAAAAATTgtattcaaaaactgtttttaataaataaagataagTGATTTAGGTTAAGCCCctttacagaaacacaaaaacctaTCCATTTGAGTTTTCCATTGTTCCAGAGCTGACAGATAAACACTCCTTCCACTGACAGTGACCACAGGAAAGAGCGGTAGTATTCCCATTATTTGTAAAGGCCTACATGTACAAGGATATTCACAGGATGTCCTTGTGAAACAAAAGTGCAGAGAGGAGCTTGTTTGTCCAGGAAGATGTGGAAAAGGATGTCACCATTATTAATAaacttaattcttttttaaattatgcatATGGAAAGAAagtggcacttttttttttgcttagacaaatcttaatttatttaatccAGAATAGGCATGTCATTTGAAACTATAAAATATGTGCATTCAAAATACACGTGATGATAATGCACTAATATGCCATTTTAGGGCAAAATGTGCTCTTCCAGAGAacgaaagagaaaaaagaaatgtcgtAATATGGTTTTATGCCAAAGTGATACCTTAAATCAGATCTTGGATCAGATATTGACAGGTTTGCTACGTTTCTAATATATTATTTGTCAAATTATTTCATCAGTTCTGGTGGTTATGCTTCTTTGAGGACAGGTGAATGTGTTAGAAGATCACAAATTTCTCACCAAGTCAGATTTTGCTGAAATTTCATAGACTTTATTGTTCAAATGATCAAGAATCCAGACTTGGTTGTTTTGAACCTTGCAGCTGCTTTTTGAGACTCTCGTCCAGAAGCACCAGACTCTGCACAGCTAAACTACGACAGTCTGCATCAGGATCGCTCTCAGCTACATCTGCAATGACAATAGCGGCGAGATAAAAGTCATTATTCATGGTCAAGAAAATGAACTAATATTCTGTAGAAAAAAATTAGCCTATGCCCATGAAACAGGTCAATTACTTTCAAGTCACTTCtggaaaattaagaaaaacaagttACTGAAAATAAACCCCAGCTGTTCACATCAGAAACAGCTATATAATACAGGAAATCCTGGTTCCTCATTGACTTCTCAGAAACGCTCAGTCCAGCTGTGCGAGTGTACCACACGTGTCCGTACATAGGAGAATGAAAGTGTATTACTGCGGCGATATGattgtgtagttttttttttcttttaacacaaTACTGGCTTCTGCATCACGCTCCACAACAATGGCTGTCGTTTCCCTTAGGAGGTGAACTGAATTGGCGATTGGAGTTGAACTAAAACTGCACAGTGAACATTGCTGGCTGAGTAACTATGCTGCACACAGGTCGTTCCCTCGTCTCCTATGCTCTTAATGGCTtcaacttttacatttaaatttttgtaaaagaaacatCAACTCTGTCTACAGACAGATCTCACAATGTGTTTGTAGCTTTGAaagtttgcttatttttttttacctgcaagCCAAGTCCTGGTCTCAAACAGCTGGTCACTGAGGTCTACCAATAGGCTATGACTAGGCATGCTCAGGAATACTGAACAGACAGCAAAAAGGATCCCTCGTCTCACCATCCTttaccagaaaaagaaaaacaaatctgattAGAAACCTAAAAAGCATTGCTAATCACTTCCTAAGTaaattttaacaaacaaaatgtcctttttatttcacagtaaTGCATGGAGAAAGAATCTGCACAAAAGAGAGGGATGAATCAGACGTACTGGTCTGTGTGGTAGCGGACCGTCCAAATGAAGTCTAGTAAAGCACAACCCATTTGTGCAGCAATCTgtgagaggaaaaacaaatccTAAACATAAATACTTCTTTCATTGCAAAACATAATATCatagatatttatttttctaatgtaATTCAATTTAACGGGACTTCAGCTATAAAATATAAATCTAACAGGTGGGCATAAAAATAGTCAATAATGAGACATATTTTACAATAGGATGATTAACTACATGACAATTGAGTCCTAAAGAAGcaattcattttcattgttaaaTTGGTAGAAAGAGTCCCTACATTTATAAGAGAAGAAGACATTCACAAAATGTATATTCTGCAGAGAAATATCAATCTTCCAACACATTCTGTACTAAAAACATCAGAACTGGAATGAAATAGTGTGTTAGATTACCGGTGCATTAACAGCTAGGTGCATAAAAATGCCCAGGGTGTGGATCAACCTGCCCAGTACCAAGTGGTCGCTTCCcaggaggtcaaaggtcacctgAGGTCTGCACGAAAAATGCTACCATCTTATTTGATTGTTACAGcacataaaaactgtgttttaacattttctgcaCAAATGAAATACCTACTTGTCATAATTTCTCagcaggggaaaaaagaagtatCCAGCAACGGCAGCGTAACGGCTGCGGGTGCCCTTGGGTGCAGGTTGGGAAGCACCCTGCAGCAACAGGACAAACATGAAATGATGACCTTCAGGGTGAGCATtagtttgaacaaagaaaagttcattcatttattcattcgtCTTCTaagccgttttgtccctttctgggCTGCTGGAGTCTATATTGGCTACttggggacatcctggacaggtcgccagtctgtcgcaggaccacaatcacacacccatgcactctcacattcacacctagggacaatttagagtaaccaatgaacctatgaagcatgttttttggacagtgggaggaagtcgGACAAAAGTTGATTTCTTTAAGCACCTTTGagatgtattttgttttgctttggatTCGTTTTTCCACAACTTGTCTCCAATGAACAGGGTTGTCACCTGGATAAGGACTTATTTCAGTGGATGGCACAGAGTTTACAAGCGGAGTTTTGTCACCAGCAACTGGTTTAGAAAGCTCTTGGGCTGCTAAGGCAAGGACctataaaaaagcaaataatatGTCCTTGTGTGATAATAAGACAGGACATAAACGCTTTGAAATGTGGTAACGCTATTACACTCACCTCTAAAATGTCAAGTCGCTGCCGAAGACTGTAGTTCAAGGAGTAAAACTCACTTGTCAGATACTGAGTAACcttaaacacaacaacaaagttggaaattttctttgtaaatatagtTTTTAGTATTGAAATTTGTGGTTAAAGATTTTGCTGATTATAAAAGGAATTTACAGGTAGGCAGTCGGTGACTGTGAGAGCCACCATCGTTGCCTGTCTGAGGTTCAGGAAGCCATCGATGCTGTATTTGTCCTCCATGTGAAGAAGCACTTTGGTCATCTGGACACTGATCTGAAAATGTTAAAGGATTGTGAGCTACGATACCGACAGAGAAATCCTTCAAAGCGGCCTTCTGGATGAAATGCTGCGATACCTCCTTCGCTGCAAAGCTGTTTTTCCGCACCAAACCTTCAGCCGCTATTAAACTGAGCTCCACACGTTCTGGGTCCGCAGATgacaataaaactaaaaaaaaagaacattttaatccAACTGAGATCAAATAATAGCATTCCATAAACATAAACATCAGAGCAATGGCCACATACTTTCCAGACAGTCCCGGAGGTAGCGCGGTTGGGAAGCCTTAGACATCTTTACATCTTCTGACATGTCATATGGGGTTAAGTCATCATCACTGGGATCATCCCAGAGAACAATGGTTAACATCTCTTCTTGACATATAAACTTACAGCAGACAATAATaagtttttccatttatttgctCTAAAAATGCTTGGGAAGACTCACCTGTCAAGTTCTGAGTCTGGATCAGTTTTTAATTTAGGTTGTGATGATTCTTTCTGAGGAGATGGATCTGATTCCTCTGAAGAACAAACTCTGTTGATGACAAATACaaacagacttaaaacattCTGGTTTGATCGGAatataaaaacaggaaacatatTCAGCACAGAACAAGTTCTAATATTCTGTTAGAAAACCGCACCCAATTCCAGGCTCGGGTTCCGACTCTTCGCACGGGTCGGGATTCATAAGAAACAGCAACTCACGGGTTTCTTCATCCTGCtcatactgaaacacaacaacaaaaattctTATTgtaaacagaattatttttatgatatGAAGTGTTTAAACTGATCACACCTCAAATTTGAGTTTGATTCCACCGAAGTCCATACGGGAGCTCAGACACTCTCCCACCACCATGCCCATGTTTCTGATCCGCACCACACTGCTGTCCAGGTGGCTCTGCATGCCGCCCAGCATGCACTGGAGTAACTCTAAGAGAGAGAGGACAGCGTTTCACTAAACAGAACATAAACATTGTGTACTTGTAGATCCACCAGAAGGAAAATATACACAGTTCTGTACGTCTTTGCCAAAGCAAAAACATGGCTGAATGACAAGATTAAGGACAccatctgattaaaaaaaaaggtgttttacgTGTTTTTAGCATTCTCttgatgcatttttctgattatgcaggacatatataaagaaacctaagcttaaaatgtcatttctgtgtattttttttaatttattttgtagtgaattaggagcagacgcAAAAATGGCATTAGAAAAAGACTGTATTTGTAAggcagaaaatacgctgggtgggacacaagctccctgatctggtCCATTCCGATCACTTgaagacaactagatccatgtacgtcttcttttttcctcgtccaagctggtATCTGGTTTGAAAGTAGATGTCTGGACAGCTCCGACATTGCTCTCAATTTTTGTaagatgtgaggggctgtaagctagcggtagaGTGTGTAAACACATGGGCAACAGGGAGAAGGGGGTTGCTACACTCCAACAtccactcagaggtgaatttctaataaacaactactgctctgcagaaactatgtcccagaaaaggacaaaggtttttaaaaatttggctaaaaacagcataatcattattaaaagaccactgggaacacttttaaaatagatcaaacgatgatTTTCAGTGTAGACACTCAGATAATTCAAAGCAGCAGAAGTTTAAGCTAGGAAAAAAATGTGGGAACTGTTGGAGCTTTACATATAAACTCTCATTttcaagaaattgttttttttaacaacgtTTAGGCAGGTTTTTAAAGTACCGGTACTATAAGAATATTAGTCTCTCTGATCGTATTCTTTACCTGAGCGGAGGTCCTGCAGCTCAGAATCCTTCAGCAGACTCACACTCAGCAGTAAAGCTTTACTGACATAGAACTGCTGCTCTACAGGAGTGTGCTTTATCGCACTGGGGTTTGCCCAGGCCTGTGACAAGGACCGCAGCACCTGATAACACGCAAACATACACACGTCAAAACCATGAATGATACATACAGGTCACTTACCTCACACAGTTGAATCCACAAACCTGGATGAGTAGTGGTCTTCGGTCCCTGTCTGCTGCGAGGTAACTGAGAATAGTTCTCAACACTTGGgtctgtgaaatgaaaataaaaaaagatgtagCAAATGATACAAGCATGAGTCACTGCAACTAAACCTTATTTTACCTTGTATTTATATTGTAGTAACAAAACTTTATGCGTAATGACGAACTGAGCCGTTTTATTTGTTAGGACCAGATTTCCAATAATCCTACCCAAAGCGTCAGGTCTGGGAATACAGAAAGATCcctgcttcaataaaaaaggatggaaaaaaaaagcttatctacatgttttctttttgcaaatcaaGCTTTACCCATGGACGGCCTGCACCAGCCCAGTAAGCACACTCTCCATCCATCGCTGAGGAACGTTCTCCAGGAGCTTCCAGCAAACTCTCTGCCACACCATGTCGTTGAACGTGCAGGCAGAAAGATGAGGCGCCATGCTCGCCATGATGGCATCTATACAAAGAAAAGAGTCCTTAAAAGAGCACACTAACAGGGATCCTGTTATTGTGTAAACGATAAAAGTGTAACACTGAATCAGAAAAGTCTgagttttaaaatacatttaaatgtgtttttttatcaaatgttatatttgtttttgtttatgcacAAGGAGTTAAATGTAAAGATCTTATATTGgcaagtaaaacaaaatttattttctactttaagtattaataattcataaaaaaaactaacaaaagtaAAACTACATCACTATGAGACATGAAGCCAAACAATAGACTGAAAAAAGTGTCACTATGATAAAATACTGTTAAACTCACCACTGTGGCCCTGGATACAAACTTTTCCAAAGGTTTGAGCCACAAACATCAATGAACAGTTTGTGCCATCTGCAAATGACATAACAAAGATTAAGTAAGAATAAACACAAATAGAAACACATTATGACAGGAAACTGAACTGTGTAACCTCTGAGTGCTTGACAGGTCCGCTCCAGAGCAGTGAGCATCTCTTTGGCGAGCAGTGGGTAATACTGCTGAGGGGAAAAGAGCGGTCTGTTGTTTGGGTGTAGTTTATTGGCTGTCAGGTCAGGGAGCGCGCAGATACGGCTTAACAGAGTCTCTCTGAGCTGGGCAGAGTCTGATAAAGAAGTCTGCAGACAGTAGGACCACAGCAGGTCAGCAAGGCGGCCGCTCTGAAGAAACCTCTCAGTGATGTTGACAATGCGGTCCAAACTTCCAGAAGGTCTGGGTGGGTTATAAAGATCAGTGTGAAACAGAGCATGAATTAGCATGTCTTATATTTATCAATCAGCCATACCCACCTGAGCTCTCCTATCGCTTCCATCAACACAAGCAGGGTCTGTTCTGGAGGGCCTTTAAGAAACAGGC encodes the following:
- the telo2 gene encoding telomere length regulation protein TEL2 homolog — encoded protein: MASDLANADVRLTVAQNFRTLASSTDEKDIIAALQTLLSFVNDGPGTTVTSAQRSEFNKAHYTRTLQFLVSNIQADWLKKLSGGQRAELWDSLFLKGPPEQTLLVLMEAIGELRPSGSLDRIVNITERFLQSGRLADLLWSYCLQTSLSDSAQLRETLLSRICALPDLTANKLHPNNRPLFSPQQYYPLLAKEMLTALERTCQALRDGTNCSLMFVAQTFGKVCIQGHSDAIMASMAPHLSACTFNDMVWQRVCWKLLENVPQRWMESVLTGLVQAVHGPDALGRIIGNLVLTNKTAQFVITHKVLLLQYKYKTQVLRTILSYLAADRDRRPLLIQVLRSLSQAWANPSAIKHTPVEQQFYVSKALLLSVSLLKDSELQDLRSELLQCMLGGMQSHLDSSVVRIRNMGMVVGECLSSRMDFGGIKLKFEYEQDEETRELLFLMNPDPCEESEPEPGIGVCSSEESDPSPQKESSQPKLKTDPDSELDSDDDLTPYDMSEDVKMSKASQPRYLRDCLEILLSSADPERVELSLIAAEGLVRKNSFAAKEISVQMTKVLLHMEDKYSIDGFLNLRQATMVALTVTDCLPVTQYLTSEFYSLNYSLRQRLDILEVLALAAQELSKPVAGDKTPLVNSVPSTEISPYPGDNPVHWRQVVEKRIQSKTKYISKGASQPAPKGTRSRYAAVAGYFFFPLLRNYDKPQVTFDLLGSDHLVLGRLIHTLGIFMHLAVNAPIAAQMGCALLDFIWTVRYHTDQMVRRGILFAVCSVFLSMPSHSLLVDLSDQLFETRTWLADVAESDPDADCRSLAVQSLVLLDESLKKQLQGSKQPSLDS